The Bryobacteraceae bacterium genome includes a window with the following:
- the pgi gene encoding glucose-6-phosphate isomerase — protein sequence MPLYKRYLEYLATVPAVELSLDVSRMNFSSAWLDSMEPEMQRAFAEMAELERGAIANPDENRMVGHYWLRAPQLAPRAELRIEIEETRRRVQEFAARIHESSAFTEVLSIGIGGSALGPMFLADALGHARRDRMRLHFFDNTDPDGMERVLAGLEGRLDRTLVLVISKSGGTPETQNGMKVAEAAFARAGVAFGPRAVAVTMPGSKLDAYAQANGWLERFPMFDWVGGRTSVMSAVGLLPAALQGLDTDALLEGAALMDEATRVRLTRQNPAALLALMWHHATGGRGRKDMVILPYKDRLLLFSRYLQQLIMESLGKQYDLEGRVVEQGITVYGNKGSTDQHAYVQQLREGVNNFFVTFIRVLEDGGDELELEPGVRTGDYLDGFLLGTRAALTENGRESMMITIRRVDARSVGALIALYERAVGFYASLVRINAYHQPGVEAGKKAAAAILDLQKRILSVLSGAPKPLDQIAAESGADSEETAAHILEHLAANGRVKASKAGYSV from the coding sequence ATGCCACTGTACAAGCGTTATCTCGAGTATCTGGCGACCGTGCCGGCGGTGGAGCTGAGCCTGGATGTGTCGCGCATGAACTTCTCCAGCGCGTGGCTGGATTCGATGGAGCCCGAGATGCAGCGGGCGTTCGCGGAAATGGCAGAGCTCGAGCGCGGGGCGATCGCCAACCCGGACGAGAACCGGATGGTGGGCCATTATTGGCTGCGGGCGCCGCAGCTTGCGCCGCGGGCGGAGCTCCGGATCGAGATCGAAGAGACGCGGAGGCGGGTGCAGGAGTTCGCCGCGCGGATCCACGAGTCATCGGCGTTCACCGAGGTGCTGAGCATCGGGATCGGGGGGTCGGCTCTTGGACCGATGTTTCTGGCTGATGCGCTGGGGCACGCACGGCGGGACCGGATGCGGCTGCATTTCTTCGACAACACGGATCCGGACGGGATGGAGCGGGTGCTGGCAGGACTGGAAGGCAGGCTGGACCGGACGCTGGTTCTGGTGATTTCGAAAAGCGGGGGCACGCCGGAGACGCAAAACGGGATGAAGGTGGCGGAGGCGGCGTTCGCCCGGGCGGGCGTGGCGTTCGGTCCGCGGGCGGTGGCGGTGACGATGCCGGGTTCGAAGCTGGACGCCTATGCGCAGGCGAACGGGTGGCTGGAACGGTTCCCGATGTTCGACTGGGTGGGCGGACGGACTTCGGTGATGTCGGCGGTTGGACTGCTGCCGGCGGCGCTGCAGGGGCTGGACACGGACGCGCTTCTGGAAGGCGCCGCGCTGATGGACGAGGCGACGCGGGTCCGGCTGACGCGGCAGAATCCGGCGGCGCTGCTGGCGCTGATGTGGCATCACGCGACGGGCGGGCGCGGGCGGAAGGACATGGTCATCCTGCCCTACAAGGACCGGCTGCTGCTGTTTTCGCGCTACCTGCAGCAGCTGATCATGGAGTCTCTGGGCAAGCAGTACGACCTGGAAGGGCGCGTGGTGGAACAGGGCATTACGGTGTACGGCAACAAGGGGTCGACAGACCAGCATGCCTATGTGCAGCAGCTGCGCGAAGGGGTGAACAATTTCTTCGTGACCTTCATCCGGGTGCTGGAGGACGGGGGGGACGAGCTCGAGCTGGAGCCCGGCGTGAGGACCGGCGATTACCTGGACGGCTTTCTGCTGGGAACGCGGGCGGCATTGACCGAGAACGGGCGGGAGTCGATGATGATTACGATCCGGCGCGTGGACGCGCGCAGCGTGGGAGCGCTGATCGCGCTGTATGAGCGCGCCGTAGGGTTCTACGCGTCGCTCGTGCGGATCAATGCGTATCACCAGCCGGGCGTCGAAGCGGGCAAGAAAGCGGCGGCGGCGATTCTCGATCTGCAGAAAAGAATCCTGAGCGTGCTGTCTGGCGCGCCGAAGCCGCTGGATCAGATCGCCGCCGAAAGCGGAGCTGACAGCGAGGAAACGGCGGCGCACATCCTCGAGCATCTGGCGGCGAACGGGCGGGTGAAGGCATCGAAGGCGGGCTACAGCGTATGA
- a CDS encoding ATPase: MTAPEAVATASAKLQALEAALNAVVRGKADVVRMSVVCLLSRGHLLIEDVPGVGKTTLAHALARSVDCSFHRLQCTSDMLPGDILGVTVFNARTGEFEFKRGPIFTNLLLADEINRTTPKTQSALLEAMNEQQITIDGLTYPMAEPFMVIATQNPVEHHGTYPLPESQMDRFLMRIRVGYPDAASEREIVRFARAATAPDVKPVISPGELVEMQRAVERIRVDDALVDYILAIVEQTRKHEQLALGVSPRGAQGLYRAAQAMALVEGRDYVLPDDIKRLAVPVFAHRVVLNQRTTLITRSTEASERILNEILKLVEVPL, from the coding sequence ATGACCGCGCCCGAGGCAGTGGCGACTGCATCCGCAAAGCTGCAAGCGCTGGAAGCAGCGTTGAACGCCGTGGTGCGCGGCAAGGCGGACGTGGTGCGGATGTCGGTGGTGTGCCTGCTGTCGCGGGGGCACCTGCTGATCGAAGACGTGCCCGGAGTGGGGAAAACGACGCTGGCGCACGCGCTGGCGCGAAGCGTGGATTGCAGCTTCCACCGGCTGCAGTGCACGTCGGACATGCTGCCGGGCGACATTCTGGGCGTTACGGTCTTCAACGCGCGCACGGGGGAGTTCGAGTTCAAGCGCGGGCCGATTTTCACGAATCTGCTGCTGGCGGACGAGATCAACCGGACGACGCCGAAGACGCAATCTGCGCTGCTGGAAGCGATGAACGAGCAGCAGATCACGATCGACGGCTTGACCTATCCGATGGCGGAGCCGTTCATGGTGATCGCGACGCAGAACCCGGTCGAGCACCATGGGACATACCCGCTGCCGGAGTCGCAGATGGACCGTTTCCTGATGCGGATCCGGGTGGGATATCCGGACGCGGCGAGCGAGCGGGAGATCGTGCGGTTCGCGCGGGCGGCGACGGCGCCCGATGTCAAACCGGTGATCAGCCCCGGGGAGCTGGTGGAGATGCAGCGGGCGGTGGAGCGGATCCGGGTGGATGATGCGCTGGTGGACTACATTCTCGCGATCGTCGAGCAGACCCGGAAGCACGAGCAGCTGGCGCTGGGCGTGAGCCCGCGGGGCGCGCAGGGACTGTACCGGGCGGCTCAAGCGATGGCGCTGGTGGAGGGCCGGGACTACGTGCTGCCGGACGACATCAAGCGGCTGGCGGTGCCGGTGTTTGCGCACCGGGTGGTGCTGAACCAGCGGACGACGCTGATCACGCGCTCGACCGAAGCGAGCGAGCGCATCCTGAACGAGATCCTCAAGCTCGTGGAAGTTCCCTTGTAA